In Cicer arietinum cultivar CDC Frontier isolate Library 1 chromosome 7, Cicar.CDCFrontier_v2.0, whole genome shotgun sequence, the genomic window CTCTAATTCGTTTTATTTTGCTTTTCGTTTCTTATTCGCTTTGGAACTTGTGTTTGTCATTCACatcttgaaaattaattttcatttcttGCTCTGATTCATTTTATACATTATATTCTCTTATAGTGATTTTGTTTAGCATTGAAAATGATCTTtctgtttgtaaaaaaaaagacgGTCCTTCCAACTCGATTgcaatttttataataagataaaatagaagtttcatttgtttatttgttagaaCAAGATTTTTGATATCTGTAATGAAGGTTAAAATATCATGAGTCCAAATAAGAACCctgcattttgtttttgttgttcaTCAATTCATAGGGAGACTAACTTAACATGACTTTTGTCAAATTCATCACTTAATtggaaagaaaaagtaaaaataattaaagttcaGATGTTATAAACTCTAATCATTTTCACTACAACTAATGTCATAATGTTATAGGTTATTGATTGGTTTTGATGGTTAAGATTATAAAATTATGACTTGTGCTTGGGTTTTCAAGCCATGAAAAAATGACTTACTTGAAATTGTGCTGTAAAATTCCGAGATAcctatatttttcatatttgttgTTATTAGCTTGATTCAACTTTTTGTGACTATTAGCTTTAGGGGGGTGTATCATGATCCAATACACctcttatattaaattaaagtacCTATTCCCTTATATACTTATAGTAACAAATTAAtatctttttagtaaatcaAACATGATAAAGAAGGATTGGATGGACTTGCCTCCACATAGTCAAGGTTACAAGGATGACGTTAATTACTTTTTGGATATTGCATTCACCAAAGGAATGGTTGAAGGAGACCATATTTTGTGCCCTTGTGCTTTGTGTTGCAATGATAGTTGGGAAAAAAGAGCTATAGTGTATGACCATTTGTGTAGCAAAGGATTTATAAAGGGATACACATAATGAATTTACCATGGTGACGATAAAAGTCTTATGGATGTTGATGGTGATACTAATGATGATACATCATCTGATGATATTGATGGCTTATTGTTTGAGACGTTTAGAGATGTTGCTGAAGTAGGTGGAGTACACGAAGGACCAAATGAAGATGCTAAGAAATTTTACAAACTCGTTGATGATGCAAATCAAGAGTTGTATCCTGGTTGTAGAAAATTCTCTACATTATCATTCACTATCCGAATGTACTTGTTGAAATGTATCcatgggtggagaaatgcatcgTTCACTGCTCTTTTAGAGTTGTTGAAAGAGGCTATGCCTGATTTGAGCTTTCATGTCTCTTTCAATAAAACCAAATCTATGATAAAAGATTTGGGGTTAGACTATAAAAAGATTGATGCATGTCCCAATAATTGCATGTTGTTTTGGAAAGAGCACAAGAAAGATGACTCGTGTCATCATTGTGGAGCCTCAAGGTGGATTAAGTATCCTGAAGTTGATAAGGATCTTGAAGAATCTAAAAAAGCTCACAAGGTTCCCGCTAAAGTTCTAAGACATTTTCCTTTGATTCCAAGATTGAAAAGACTCTTTATGTGTTCAAAAACAGCTGGCAAGTTGAGGTGGCATGCTGAAGAGCGTTCAAGGGATGATAGGTTAAGGCATCCAACTGATGGCCAAGCATGGAAAGAATTTGACACAAAACATCAAGATTTTTCTCTTGAAACTCGTAACATTAGGCTTGGCTTGGCGAGTGACGGGTTTAATCCGTTTAGGACTATGAGTCTTTCACATAACACATGGCCTGTCGtattaactatatataattatcCACCAAGTTTATGCTTGAAGGCAGAAAATTGTCTGATGTCGCTACTTATTCCTGGACCACGATCACCCGAAAATGCAATTGATGTGTATATGCAGCCACTTATTGAGCTAAAAATATTATGGTATGTTGGTGTAGAAACATATGACATTTCAAGAAATCAATCATTTCAGATGCGTGCAGCTCTTTTGTGGACTGTTAACGAATTCCCTGCATATGTTATGTTATATGTTTGGAGCACTAAAGGGAAGTTTGCTTGCCCAACTTGTAATCATGAGACTTCTTCAACTTACTTAAAACATAGTCGGAAGATGTGTTATATGGGTCATCGAGTCTTTTTGGATTCAAATCATGTTTGGAGATCAAATGCAATATCTTTTGATGGAAAACCAGAATATAGGTCTCCACCCTCCTTGTTAGACACAACAAGAATTTTAAAAGACTTACAAGACATTCCTGATGTATTGGGCGAGaagaaagaaatgaaaaaaaaggtTTGGTCCATGGAAGAAAAAATCCATCTTTTGGCAATTACCATATTGGAAGGATAATTCTCTACGCCATAATTTAGATGTAATGCACATTGAGAAGAATATTTGTGATAATATAATCGGGACTCTCTTGGAGATTGAAGGGAAGAAAAAGGATCATGCAAATGCTCGTTTGGACCTACAAGATATGGGGATTAGAAAAAAACTACATTTGAAGACAACAAATGATGGTAAGAAAACTCAAATCCCTAAAGCATGTTTCTCCCTAACAAAGCATGAGAAATCTATTTTTTGTGGTGTTTTTAAGGCAGTAAAACTTTCTGATGGCCTTGCTTCTAATATTTCGCGTTGTGTTCAAGTTGATgacaacaattaaaaaatgttgtCAGTTGTTGTCAATTTTgacaacaattaaaaaatgttgCTTTAGATGCGTTGAAAAACTGTTCCCGATTCCTATAGTTTATGCAACATTTATAAATAGTGTGCctaaaaatgcaaaaaaaatgttgCCAAAAGTAATAGGCAACGCTCGCATATGAGACACATGAAAAATGTTGCCTATTCTCTTTGACAACATTTTTCTGTGTTTTGACAACATTTttcaaatgtttttgaaaagCAAAGATGTTGTAGTTTCAAATACATGGGATTTGGCATGTTGTTCTTTGGTTTCGAGAAGGATATCTTTCAACACCTCCACTTCTACCCTTTGTAGATGCACCGAAACTCACTAGCCTATATGAGGACTTTCCAAATGGTGTGCTCGTTTTTTGAGGGATACCCTCAAAATTCCTTTATTGTTTTTCTATCTTTATAGTCTTTTAGAATTTCGATTCGACATGGAAAAATTGGGTTCGTTTATGTTACCCTATAGATTTTTCGCTCTTTATACAAATTCTCTCAAAGGAATCAAAGACAGATATTACATTGTCATAGCTCGGACAAATGAGGCTATGATGAGTATCACTATGAGGAACGAGGTTTTGGATGTGAATGGAATCCAACAATTGACGAAAATGGCTTGTGGAAAACGTAATTCcatatttttcctttttggCTAGATCATCACTTCTAGAGAGATAGGAAAAAAAGTGACGTTTCAAGAATCACAATTGTATTTCCAGAAGATTCTGATCGGAGAGCTTTCAAAAGGTTTGTTGATGGATCCATAAAAGCCATTAAGAGCAAGAAAGACGGTACAATGgtagagatagataggtttatTGAGACCAAAGACCTTGTTTTTTATTGGTCGTAAGACGAAACCAAGATTACTGATTTTAAAGGCAAGGTCGAGAATGttgtggggataagttcataTAAGTTTGCCAATGACATTATGTTGAAAATtccaatgaaaacaattatcgACCTACTTAAGGATCATGGTCGAATTTTAATGATATCcctaaaaaaaaatggataacCAAGTTAAATGGTATGGATACTTGGATCGATGTTCAAATGACTAATCCACGAATTACACTCCAtacaatcataaaaatatttgttgcaAACACTAGGATAATGATTCCAAAGCCTTGGGAGGCTTGGACTATATTGACAACTCCATCAAAATTTGTAAGTATCTATGAGTTTGACttaaaaacaaagtaaaaataaattggaattttttttgtaaCTAAAAAGTTAAGATATATTTTATAGTgactaaataaaaatgttaaattttatagaaattaaaaacttatttaactcaataaaatttattcaaaaaatcgATATTCTAATTTTACGTATTTGAGTTTACTGAAAATACAAAAAACCGTATGTTGATACTATACCagatattttgattttgaaatattcaGTACTTAAAATTGCATGCCGAGTTTTTCCTTTTCCGAAAAATTCGGAACCCATTTATCAATTTTCtctctatatattttaatttatattcttttatatttagtGGCTAGGATTTCAAATAAGTCGGAACCCATTTATCAATTTTCtctctatatattttaatttatattcttttttatttagtgGCTAGGAGAAGAGGTCGAGATTGTTCAATTATTCATACGAGGAGGAAATAGTTCAACCTACTACATCTAGGAGGATGAAAAATGGAGAAGCTTATGCTGGTATATCTCTGAAGAAAAAGGtgagcaatgtcaatttacaagaaaaaatgtttgaattgtaaagtcaccatttaaaaaattcctattaaaaacttaagaaaattactaaagatcgatcttggttgtgaaaatagaaaacaaagaacgttcttgattttaactagaaaacggagaacgtgattggttagttaaaattagtaattcagtttatgtatttaacttgataatcaatcagactgaaagtaaatagataagggaaaagataccacacaaggatatatcttggttcacccaactcgggctacgtccagtccccacagctgtgagattttccactaagtgttcaaaacaaagaaccttcttggttttacaacacctagctcagatcaaccttgatctgttacaaagttaaaacctttccaCCCAAAAAGGAGTTCAATCAGGTCAAAAgagtaatgaattttcttagtacttgaagctctgtTTTTTCCTTGAGCTCGACTTTCCCTTTATAGGTGTTTTAGAGcatttatatgaataaaaatattcaagtctttgaacacttttgagttttgtttaacTGTTCTGGATTTCTTCATTCTTGGATAGCTATGATCTTGTTTAATGGTCCTTTAATATTTAGATATATGATTGATGAGATCAGTTCAATACAATATTTTGATTCGCGCAAAACAGACTGGAGAATGATGTCAAtctgctggagaatgatgttgaaaATTCTG contains:
- the LOC101506362 gene encoding uncharacterized protein, whose amino-acid sequence is MDVDGDTNDDTSSDDIDGLLFETFRDVAEVGGVHEGPNEDAKKFYKLVDDANQELYPGCRKFSTLSFTIRMYLLKCIHGWRNASFTALLELLKEAMPDLSFHVSFNKTKSMIKDLGLDYKKIDACPNNCMLFWKEHKKDDSCHHCGASRWIKYPEVDKDLEESKKAHKVPAKVLRHFPLIPRLKRLFMCSKTAGKLRWHAEERSRDDRLRHPTDGQAWKEFDTKHQDFSLETRNIRLGLASDGFNPFRTMSLSHNTWPVVLTIYNYPPSLCLKAENCLMSLLIPGPRSPENAIDVYMQPLIELKILWYVGVETYDISRNQSFQMRAALLWTVNEFPAYVMLYVWSTKGKFACPTCNHETSSTYLKHSRKMCYMGHRVFLDSNHVWRSNAISFDGKPEYRSPPSLLDTTRILKDLQDIPDVLGEKKEMKKKVWSMEEKIHLLAITILEG